tgccattccaacagccggaaaagcactcgacaatatattctcgtaacgccaaagttgcgatcaatttcgaatgccgcaaatttgcgaaggtaagaccctgcATCCGTttcgctgggcgtggcatcgccaaagactgcgctctgttgcttttatccgtatcaacgcatacgaagaaaaatcctaacggacgcgttaggtacccgataaatttgaccgggactcgacagaatggtaagaccttaagcggcactgtcgacgtttacaccaagtatcccgagatcatgtccagggacgtgatcttgaagtaggtttttgcggattgccaccagAGCGATTAACTAGTACCCGATCCgtcgatgaactagccccaactaccattatccctgtacaatatagaattttatatgaagaagtataaaaaggttaaagcttttgaataaaaataaacagtggagattttccctgactctacgattcaagcaaaatctcgggggctactgacataggcatcccaaatgggcttgccgaagatagtacccggggtttactgaaggcccactacccgaagaataagaggattcgagagcccaagatgtatttaaggaaagatagaattgtaataggaagtgttattttgtaatctggcgggatgagttagaaaccgtcccggactctgtaatttgtactacacgaatccctcggctccacctcctatataaagggggagtcgagggacgaggagatcatcgaatcattatctgcaaaccctaattttcataatcgccgagtacttttcggctgaaaccttcgagatctacttgccctctacttctaactaaaccctagcctacaatccataggcattgacaagttgataccttgtcacacaCAGAACCCCTTACTTCTCCCACCAGCCAAAACGTGAAATTACCCAGCACCAAACTACCCAACCTGTGATGaacaccaccgccgccatggaCGTCAAATTCTCATCCGCCCCACTTTTTCTGCACTGCTTCTTGGCGCAGCCTTGGGACTCTTGGGTGAGGGGGACCAGATGGTCCGGCTAGCGATAGGCCGGATGATCCGCCCCATGAAATGCACCATTCCTCTCCCCTTTTCTCTCTTCTTTCTTCAAATCCTCTCAGCATGTTGCATACCACCCATAAACTCGAAGGCCACACATCTAATCCAAGAAATGGTGAACTTTGGAAAAAGGTGGGTCATCATCTATATTGCTAAAATTAAATCCTACACTTGAGCATACACGGTAAAATTCATTCACGTGTTTGAAAGGACATGGAGCCCCTGTGTGTGGTTttcgtaattgatgacaatccctatggactaatggttgtATTGATATTCTCTCTTAGAtcgtgtccataggcaatgcttgagccatatgttggtctcaaggttgcaagatgaagaagatcgagtttgataaagaagacggatgaagacggtgtagaagatgaagacggcgtagaagatgaatgaagacggtggcgtgtatgttggatgAAGAGGGTGGCATGTACATTGTTGAAGAGGGATGAAGACGGAACTTATCGGCTCGAGTGAAATGCGCAAGGTCAAGCTTTGTGCTCGGTAGGATAGTTGGACGCATCGtcagagagagctcaaaccttgcatgcattgcatcgtattTCTTGGTTGTTGTTGGTTTTTATCCATGAGATGCTTTAGATCGTGTGTTCATTCTTATGGCAAGCTAGCTCTAGCTCATCAAAAATGGATTCCGGATGCATCTCATGTTGCATGTTCAAGTTGGATGATTTTCCCGGTTTACCGTATTGAGAGGTTGCACCTCTATGTTCATAGGAAAGTCAGCATCCACTTATTTCCATGTTTTCACCATGTGTggaggtagctcttgtcatcctcTTTCCGGCAAAGTTGGTTTCACCTTAATCGGAGTTTCCTAGCTCGAGTTATTGCCTTTTCCGTATCGCGGTTTAGAGGGAAAAAGAAAAATGGCGGTAGTACTGCACGCAGTACCGGTCTAGTACTGGCTTGGTCTTTGTGAGCAAATGGAGCCCAGCCGGTACCGGACTGGTACTGGACCCGGTAGTACCGGTTCAAGAGGTAGTACCGCTTTCACAAGAGGTAGTACCGGTCTACCAAGAGGTAGTACCGGTCAGGCGCGAATCTGCCCAGTTTTCTGCCCCAACGGACAGGTTCTCTTGGCCCTTATTTATACCTTTCTCCCACCTCCTCCCACATTAGTTCTTCCcatctattctctctcctccattgttgactttgaagagcttgatcctcctcttgatccctccACTATTTGTTGCATCTTTTTGGGGGgaaaagagaggagatctagatctagtgctccaccaagtgaatcccccttctcgtgaggggatcttgctagatttagatcttggagtaatttggtgtttctcctattttgttcttcctcccttattcacacaatagcttttgtagctttgttggaatttgggagagaatgacttgggcatcttagtggtgttcttagccattttattaggtgcatcggtttgggttttCTCCAGGGTtgctatcaccttgttgctcatcatgcttaccataagttgttggtgcacataggcaaaccctagttgataggctttaTGTTTAACAAGTAAaccgtagttttattccgccttgttaagccctcaagtagaagtttttacaaCCCGCCTATTCATCCCCCTCTAGACGACATCCTTGTACATTCAatgttgttaacaaacacacaaaacttataGAGATAGAGCTTTCAAAGACCCTCCAACAGACACCGCAAAGGAGTGCGCCCCGCAAAAATATACCCGACCACTGTATCTTCGGTTTCTGGTGGGTGAAATATGGTAAGACGCATCCCTTTCAAGTCACAAAAGTTCCAATAAGTTCCTAAAGTTCATGATTCATCTCACAAAAGTGTCCCCGCAAAAAAACTAAAACAAAAGTGGTAGATATCTAACTATATTGTCTTAAATGTGGCTTTTTTTCACTTACACGCCGCCGATAGAAGTTATACTGACTTGACCTCGTCGCCTATACTGACGGTCACGGAAAACAAACTTTCTTTTTTGGCAGTCACGGAAAACAAATGGAGCACGTGGAAGCAGCGTTGCTGCCACAGGATCCCTGGCCGAATCAAGGAATCATTCATCAAACGAAAATTTGGCCCACCGATGACTTTTTTAGATTCACAGCGATTACAGCCCATCGGTCCAGGCAGTCGGACAAGGCCTGACGGGCTCCCCGTTACGCCTTGCCTCACGGAGTTCTCGTGCAGTGCAGCATGACACTTATTTTTTAAGGGGGTGCGGCGTGACACATTGTTAGggccacttcttttgggcttctccGGTGGCTTCTGGGAGAAGCTTCTCCCCACCAGCTTCTCCGAGAAGCCCGGACCCTAAAAAAATTCTGGCTTATATTCTAGTTTAGGCTAAATAAGATTATAAGCCAGAACATATTTGaggttcggacttctggaagaagCTGGTGGGGAGAAGCTTCTTTCAGAAGCCGCTGAAGAAGCCGAAAAGAAGTGGCCCTTAATTTGTTATCTTCTGCATCAAAACGAATCAGTCCGGCCACCAACAGCAAGCCAACTCAGCAATCAATAGCAACACATCGGGAACTTTATCAAAAAATATCATGCAACTTAGTTAATACTTAACGCAAAAAATTAAAAGCTGCACAAAACTGATCATAACTCCAATTTAAGCACCACAAGATGTCACacaaaatagcaaacagatgtatATTTGCAAACCGAGGAGCGTGCATGTACAAGTACTGTATGGGAAGAGTTACAGAACTTACACCACCTGTGTTAATATTATAGCCGTAAAATCTAGGACCCAAATTTACAGATTGTTACATTTCAGCGCATCTCATGATTGACCCTGCTTGTACTAGGTATCTCAGGTTCTTGCATTACAACGCCCGTTTGGCACTGGCATCCATGTCGGCTACTCAAAATCTGCTAAAACTCGCTCTTCCCTTCAATCCTACTCACAGTCAGGTCCGGCGCAACCTCAGTGTTTTGGCTTCTTTGGAGGCAGCGGAGGCATGCCTCCAGACTGGGCACTTCGTTTGATGCCCAAAAAGAGCTCCACCTATCAAAGAAAGCATGTAAGTCAGTCAGTCACTCATATCTCTCGATATGGCCAAATCTACAATGTACAGTTAAGTGAAGAGGGCACAACCTTTTTGTCCCCAAGCATGGGCGTCAAACTCCCAGGATGTGATCTCTCCACGCTAGCAAAACCACTAGCGTCACCTGCCGGACTACATCACATAGAAAAACTTGATCAGCCATCATATACCAAGAAAGAAACTAACAGGAAGACATATTACTGAAAGGGGGGGAGCTAACGAGTAACATGAGCCGTTTGATGAGATGATAGGTAACTAGACTGAATTGGGGTTTGTTCGTATACAGTTATCCACAACTCAATCAGTGTCTCAAAACAAAAATCATCAATGTGGCCCTCGAGCCATTAAAATCATAATCCAAATCACCCAAAACTTATCCAACGGTCCATATCCAGAAGTTAAGCAGCATCCCGAAGTGAGTTTGCACTAGATAGTAGATACCAAGAGTAAAGTCCAGCATCAGCAATGAGTAATGACCAAATATACATTAATAACCTGAGCTACCAAACAAAAGGAAATTTGGTAAAACTAAGAGTGCCATAACCCCTACAGATCCAGACTAACTTCAGAGCATTTTCTGTGAAGGCATTTGAGGATATCAAAGCAACAAAAAAAAGACCCCACGAAAAAAAAGGCACTAAGAATGCATAATAGCATCAACACGACTAACAAATATGCACTATGCAAATTGTAAGTGTTTACCACATACCCTGATTTTGCATTGCCACTTAAGACAAGGTATGGTGTTTGGCCACGAGCTTGAGCCTCTCTCATCTTTTCCGCGGACATCAAAGGCGTGTCAGAAgatttcatttgttttgttttcaaaTCATCCTGGTACTTCTTCTGCCGTTTTTCCAGCTTCATTTTGCCTGGTCCCTTGCCGTGGAATTTGTGCGACAGATCCCGAAATGCCTCCTTAGGTGTCATCTGCAAGAGAACATGAAGTAATGGTAAATAGCATATAATTATGTTGAGGTTACACAAATACAAATGGAACAAATAAACTAGTATCAGCCTAACAGAAAAGGTTGGTACAAAAAATGTACATATCAAAGTGTATATAGTGGTAAAAGGCAGTCTAGCTAATGTTGTCTAAATTTACCACCAAGATGCAGTTCAGTAGATTAGACTTCATAGATAGGAGACCCAGGTGTGAGGGTGGGTAGGATAGCGTGCAGATGATTACTTACCACTCGACCGAATTCATCCATTCTTTCTATGCGAATTTCTTTTGGTCCATCCTCAATACCAACAAGCTTGCTTTTCTTCTTGTCTGTGGTTCTGCCTCCCCAGTTTGTGCCCTCATTGAGGGTACCTCGCTCCTGAAGAAACTTCAAAGCTCCAGCCAAACCCTTGCCAACTGCAGCTTCATGCACAACCTCATCCGGTAtgacttcttcttcctctgcatcCTTTTTAGGGTCTTCAATGACAGTTTCCTCTTTGATCACTCCCAATCTGTTCGTGTCATCTTTTGCTACGGTACCTGAAGgcatatcatcatcatcttcatccatAAACACATCTTCTGCTTCTGGCTTGCGTGTCTCTGCAATAAGGTAACAGCAGTAGTTAATATAAATACAAATAGTCAAGCTCTGTACAACTGTTACAAAGTTCATTACAAAAAACTTCAAGTAGGTTACCTTCATTTAACTGCAGGCCCCACACAAACTCTTCCATCTCTGTGATAACAACTTTATTCTGTTGTGCATCTCCCTCTGCAGCATCAGCATCTCCTTGGCCCTTGTTCGCAGTAGCCAGTTCTGCTACAGACTGAGGACCAGAACCAGCAGCCTCTTCCTGCTTCCTTAGAGATAGCTTCCTTGCTTGCTCCAGAGACTTCTGCAGATCTTCGTAATCATCACCAAAAACCAGTTCTTCCTCTTCAGCTGGTTTACCAGGCATTTTCTCATGACGCAATGCTTTTGACGCCTCTTCAGCCTTTGAAATGGCTGCTTGATATGCAGTGCTTCGCTTTTCAGCATCAGCCTTTTGCTCCATCTCCCTAGCAGCCTGTCGTTTACCATCATTCCTTGACCCACGATCAGCAGCTCCCAATCCAGAAGCAATAGCTTCTGCTTCAAGTGCATCAAGATCTAGCTTTTCTTTCTTCCTATGGgatttctttttctttggtttcttGAACTGAAGCATCTCATCAGCGGTAAAGTAATCTGATGTCATCTTTGCTGCAGAAGTAAGGTCTTCTGTCTTTTTCTGAACAGAACCACCTTCAATCCTTTTGCGGAGCTGTCAACATGAAAATGTCAATTAGTATGTATGCAAAGCTCCATCTGTGGTATATCCAGGTTGCCCCGGATAACTACACTAGCAATCAAAGTTGTCAAAGTCGTGACTCAAATCGTAGAATCGCCCGACTATACGATCCTACTTTTGGAAAGCGATCTGACGCGTAAGCAGGGTCGTTTTTGGTTGAGTCGTCGTAGAATCGCGCTACTAGTCGCGGGATCGTGTGAAATCGTGCGCTGAGTCGCTTACGTGCACGACTCTTGCCAAGCTCTAATCCAAGCCTTTTCTTTAAGATGGACGGTCGATAGCCCATGTGCTAACCCCTAAATATACTGCTACATTCTCCTTCCTGGCGCATTCGATCCTTTTGCTGGCGGCTGTGCTCATCTCTCTCCCTCAAACTTCTCATCTAGCCATCTACATCTGACGTATAATTTCTGAGATCCATGCCAAGGTGGTAAGCTCTTGGAGGGAAAAGGAATTGCTGACAAGGTCAGAAGGTGCTCCACTTCACACGTAATGTTCAGCTTGTTACTATTCTTTATTTTATTATAATCAGATCTGGTGTGAAGTGAAGGCTCGCCTGCATGGGTGCAGTAGCAACTCAATTACTAATGGGCTTAAACTATTAAATAGTAATCAGCTAGCTAGCATAAACATGGGGATTTACTTCGTAATTATTCCTCCATATCAGATTAGTTGACCTAAACTTGTCTAAACTcatatgtatctacacactaaaaatatGTTTAAATACGTGTGAATCTAGAcaaatttaagttaattaatttagaacAGATGGAGTTGGATGTATCTAATTTGTGAGTGATTATTTATTTTAGGACAATATGTCTACCATGGCTAGCCAAGGTTCTAGCAGTACAACGAAAAGGAAGAATGCTCCTGGAAATCGGTCTGACATTGGATGGGGTCATGGAGAGGAAGTTGATCCTAAAAAGAAAACAGTCAAATGCAGATATTGCTCTGTCGTTAGAGGAGGAGGGATTTACAGGTTGAAGCATCATTTTGGCAGGGACTGGTTTTAATGTGGAGCCTTGTTCGAAAGTACCTGATGATGTCCGAGCAATGTTCCTGAAGCTTTTACATTATCAAGAAGAAGAGAGTGATGCAAAGAAGAGGAAGTTAGAGAAGATAGCCAGCGGTTCTCAAGAACAAAATGCTCCAGCAGAGAATGACCAAGGTCAAGATGGAGATCAGTTGGCTAACACACGTAAATCCCAAACAACTGTGAATTTCTACAAAAACAAGAGAGAGAGGAGGTTTGCATTCAGATTTGCCGTTTCTTCTATACCTCCGCTATTTCATTCAATGGCGTCAAGAATCCAGAATTCATAAAGATGGTTCAAATGATAGGTCAATATGGTAAAAATCTAAAGCCTCCATCGTACCATGAAATAAGAGTAAAATATCTCAAGCTAGAAGTTCAGAGAACAATGAATCTGGTTGCTGAATTTAAAGAGTGGAAAAAGAAAGGTTGTACAATCATGTCGGATGCCTGGACCGATAGAAAGAGAAGATCCATATGCAATTTTCTGGTGAATAGTCCAAAGGGTACTGTTTATTTGGCCTCCGTTGATACTTCTGATATCTCCAAAACAGCCGACAAAGTTTTTGCAATGCTAGATGATGTTGTTGAGATAGTAGGAGAGGATAATGTTGTGCAAATTGTGACGGACAATGCGGCTAACTATAAGGCAGCTGGCGATCTATTGACGGAGAAGAGAAAAAAGTTATTCTGGACACCGTGTGCTGCACATTGCATTGATCTAGTTCTTGAAGAATTTGAGAAAAAGATTAATATGCACACCACAACAATCGCAAAGGGACGGAAAATCTGCACATATATTTATTCGAGAACATTGCCACTTAGTTGGCTGAGAGAGTTCACTAAAGGAAGAGAGTTAATTAGGCCAGCAATCACAAGATTTGCTACTGCTTATTTGACATTGGGTTGTCTACATGAGCTGAAAGGTGCATTAGTCAACATGTTTAGTTCAAACAAGTGGAGGGGTAGCAAATTTGCTGCTACAAAAGAAGGCAAGGAAGTTCAGCAAATTGTATTGGATAGCCGTTGGCTTTGGCCTAATGTTGCACTATATCTGAAAGCTGCACTGCCACTTATAAGAGTTCTTCGATTAGTTGACTCAGATGAGAAGCCTACAATGCCTTTTATTTTTGATGAGATGAGCCATGCAAAAGAGCAGAtaaagcaaaattttagcaatgtGAAAAAGAGGTACATCACTTATTCATGCTTGATGCTAAGTATGGTGTAGATTCTTGTCCTAATATCTATACTGTATGTTTACTACTCTGCATTTTCTCTGTACAGGTATAAGCAAATATTCGAGATTATTGATGAAAGATGGAACACACAGCTCCATAGGCCTTTGCATGCTGCTGCATACTACCTGAATCCACATTGCCATTATAGTGCCAATTTTAAGGCTGCAGAAGTTTAACATGGCCTTTACACATGCCTCGAGAAAATGGTTCCTGATTTAGATGAAAGAGTGAAGATAGACATACAACTTGATGCATTTAAAAATGGATTGGGACTTTTTGGGATGGAGTCAGCAGTTATGACTAGAACAAAGAAAGCTCCTGGTTAGTTACTTTGCACAAGTGCGTGTCAACTTTATAGCCATGTTATTGTTTGTTTAAGTAACATATTCTTAATTTCTTGCACCAGCGGATTTGTGGGATTCATATGGAGACGATGTCCCTGAGTTGCAAAAAattgctactccctccgttcctaaatataagccatatagttttggCATGGAAATTAAAGAACGCACATTTAGACAAAATTACACCATGCTTGGCTGCGATTAACCCTATGCAATTGACGTGAGCTAATAGAGGATTTTGCAATGGATAAGGAAACCTAATAAAATCCCTAAAAATGGTGTCCATACAAGTGAGGCAATGCAATAAACCTTATATtttggaattttctaaaaaaattatATGGACCGGGTTGCGTAAAGACCCCTAGAGACACCTCCTCATGCAGGCAGCtagtgtttcttcttcttttgaaaCAATAGAGATTATCACGCCCAAGCCATATAAAATAGAGAGTGGAAATGCCAGTTTTGAAAGAATTGGCACTTGAAAAGAGGTGATCTGCTTTTGGCCGTGAGCGAAATTTTAGTGCCTTTGAGCAAGTAAGAACCTTCATTTTTAAATTCGTTTCTTTGAAATATTATATAGAATATTTATGTGCAACACACTGATGATGTTATTCTGAAATTTGTGTAGGTACACTCTAAAAAAAAGAAATCGCTTGCACCAAGAGAAGATGAATGATTTAGTCTTCGTCATGTATAATTTGAAACTGTTAGATAGGCAAGCTAGAAGAGTAAGATGGGCAAAGGTGACCTATAATGCAGAAGATGTTTCTTCTGATTATGAATGGATAACTGAAAAAGAGGAACCTGTTCTTCCTCCACAGAAGAATTGGTTACGTGCTCTCGATAGAATTGCCCATAGGGAATCAGAGAAAGAACAAGAAGTTGATCCCGAACAGGAAGTTGAGAATATGGTCAATAATTTAACTGAAGCATGTACGTGGAGTTACTTTAGAATATTATCATATTATTTCCTTCTTTATATTATAAATAACTATTATTTTTCCTTTTTGCTAGGTGGAGATGATCTTGGATTGGACCAAGATCTTGATGGCTATGACTTAGAGGACTACAATCCTGATGATGGCGACGACGACAACAATTAAGCCCCTTATACGTCTAAATGAGGCTGTACTAGAGCTATACCATCCACAACGAATGAAGAAGAAAATGTGAATTTCAACGACCTGTACTAATTTAGTACTTATTCTTCTTTAACAATGTGGTGAATTGTTTACTATTGGTTGCTTATATATTTTTACCAGTGTCCTATGATGAACCTGTATGTTTGAGACCTATGGCAGCTCAATTCTATTTTTGGTTATGCACTTATGCTACTTAAGTTGAGATATATTAATTTTGTGTTCATTCTCTTTCGAATTATACACTCTTGACCCTTTGTCAACTCATGGAAATATCTAAAAATCATGTGTTGGTAGAATCGGGTAGAATCTTAGATTCTACGACTCGACTTTACGATACGATTCTACTGGAGCATTTACGATCCGATTCAGAATCGCGATTCTGACAACCTTGCTACCAATGGCATCTTATGCTTACTAGGGAAAATATAAGTTACCTCTTCCAACTTCTTCTCTGCTTCACCAGTGAAGCGTCCACCTTCATCAAGTGTCACTCCCTGTCAAGCGAAGGGGCAAAACGGTTAAAGAAACATCAATAAAATATCTACTAACTGAAGAAGAACAGCATGTTTACCTCATCTTCCATTGGATCATCATAATGCGATAGCATAGGTTTCTTTGACAATGGGTCATCACTGAACCTACCGACAGGTTGAAGAAAACATATATTAGAAAGAGAAAATCAATCAAAGGAACATCACAAGTAGTACGCTTACTTGTCCTCGTATGTTCCTTTCTTCTGCGCAGCCTTGTAAGCTTCGTTTCTTTGCTTCTGCTCACCAATCTCGATGTTCTCAAGCATATCAGCCTCTAcaaattttgttttttactaaagTTAAAAAAAGGTTAGAGGGAACATGTAATAATAGTAAGTGAAACAACAACAGCACATTACCTTCATTGATGTCCCCGTCAGCCAGGATACTCTGATCTTTGAGAGTCATGACAACTGCTCCACCTTCtatgactttgtcaagcccatGAAGAACCTTCACTCCAGATAAGTGATCTTTTCTCAAAACAATAGGGGAAACAAGAGGAAACATGTTACTATGACTGCTATTGACAGAATACTATGACTAAAAATAACTCAtaacagcaacaaataatattaatGGTTGACAAAATAAACTTTGCTAGTTCAAAGGATCTGTAG
This region of Lolium perenne isolate Kyuss_39 chromosome 2, Kyuss_2.0, whole genome shotgun sequence genomic DNA includes:
- the LOC127337086 gene encoding SART-1 family protein DOT2, which encodes MGEADDARDAVVEEMDIDGGDRHRGKDRRDRHRREKDHQGSGRRDKDREKDKDERRRDKDDTKHRDRDRDRDRDRDRDSSKNRDRDSERDRGRDRDRVKDRERDTERERRDRDKERSRNREKTKEKEDREHDKSRGKDRGEEADLSKHEEGDQKKGVDPSGEADQASTSVLRERIARAKEERLKEKKEGGILDDKDDASEILSWVGKSRKLDEKRQAEKEKALRLARVFEEQDDMLAENSDDDDDDVEDKHGGDHLSGVKVLHGLDKVIEGGAVVMTLKDQSILADGDINEEADMLENIEIGEQKQRNEAYKAAQKKGTYEDKFSDDPLSKKPMLSHYDDPMEDEGVTLDEGGRFTGEAEKKLEELRKRIEGGSVQKKTEDLTSAAKMTSDYFTADEMLQFKKPKKKKSHRKKEKLDLDALEAEAIASGLGAADRGSRNDGKRQAAREMEQKADAEKRSTAYQAAISKAEEASKALRHEKMPGKPAEEEELVFGDDYEDLQKSLEQARKLSLRKQEEAAGSGPQSVAELATANKGQGDADAAEGDAQQNKVVITEMEEFVWGLQLNEETRKPEAEDVFMDEDDDDMPSGTVAKDDTNRLGVIKEETVIEDPKKDAEEEEVIPDEVVHEAAVGKGLAGALKFLQERGTLNEGTNWGGRTTDKKKSKLVGIEDGPKEIRIERMDEFGRVMTPKEAFRDLSHKFHGKGPGKMKLEKRQKKYQDDLKTKQMKSSDTPLMSAEKMREAQARGQTPYLVLSGNAKSGPAGDASGFASVERSHPGSLTPMLGDKKVELFLGIKRSAQSGGMPPLPPKKPKH